The segment TAGGTTATACATTTAATGAAAATTTCCTTAAACGACATCTACCAAAAATTTATTTGTTGCAATTCTGTCAGCATAGATACCAGAACGCTGCAAAAAAACGCCATGTTCTTTGCACTGAAGGGACCTAATTTTGATGGAAATCAATTTGCTAAAGAAGCAATTGAAAAAGGCGCATTATTTGTAGTGATTGATGAAGAAAAGTACGTTTTGAATACGAAGTATATATTAGTAAAAAATGTATTGAAAACCTTACAAGATCTGGCGCAGTTTCACCGGCAAAACTTAAACATCCCGTTATTAGCCATCACCGGTACAAATGGTAAAACCACTACAAAAGAGCTTATCCATGTCGTGCTAAGCAAAAAATACAAGACCTACGCCACTAAAGGTAATTTAAATAATCACATAGGTGTGCCATTGACATTATTGTCAATCAGCCCCCCTACCAGCCCCCCTCTAACTCCAAGCCAACTTGAATCGGAGAAACGGGAAATCGGAGAAACGGAGAGAGGGAAAACGAAGCGATTCACCGATTCACCCATTCACCCATTCACCGATTCGGGGGGATTTAGGGGGGCTGTAATTATTGAAATGGGAGCTAATCATATCGGAGAGATTGCCAGGCTTTGTGAAATTGCTATGCCGGACTTTGGGCTGATCACCAATATAGGTAAAGCGCATCTTGAAGGTTTCGGGAGCTTTGAAGGCGTTGCCAAGGCAAAAAGTGAGTTATACTATTATCTGTTGCAGCATGATGGTAAAGTGTTTGTTAATTCTAAAAATGAACATTTGAACAGGATGGCTGCCCGTTTTAGCAATCCAATCAGATATGGTAGTAAGGGCGATTTTTATCATTGTGAACTTGTTGAAAACAGAACCCTGCCAGCTGGCGGGGCAAGGAGCATAGCCCCCGTGCTACTAAATTTAGTAACTCAAAATGGTGACATTGTTAAAACCAATCTTGCCGGTGCCTACAACCTGGAAAACATTGAAGCTGCGTTATGCATTGGAAAATATTTTAAGGTTAATGAAAAAGATGCCAACAAAGCAATTGCTGAATATACACCCCAAAGTAACCGTTCAGAAATAATAAAAAGAGGTACGAACACCATTATTTCTGACGCTTATAATGCCAATCCGCAATCAATGGAAGTTAGTATTAAAGATTTTGCGGAATTAAAGTTGCGGCAAGTGGAAACCCCGAGGAATTCGGGGCAGGCACCTGACACCACCAGAAATAAAGTACTTATTCTTGGAGATATGTTTGAACTAGGAGATCATTCCATGGAAGAACATAAGGCATTGGGGGATTTTATTGCCGCACTTATACAAAAAGGCGCTTGTTTTCAAATATTACTTTGCGGGAAAGCAATGAAATATACAAAATCACAATTAACAGGGGGGGAGGTTGCAATTTATTTTGAGGATAAAGAGGCTTTAACAGGTTGGTTAAAAAAAAACAAATTCAGGGATGCTTACATCTTAATAAAAGGTTCAAGAAGTATGGAGCTTGAAACAGTGGTGGCTTACATCTAGTGTTTAGTTGCGTAAGTTTTCTATAGATTATTTATACAATTAAGCAATAGTGTAGGCGCGAACGAGGAATCTCCTCAATAATACTGTCATTCCGAGTGAAGGGGAGGGTAAAGCGGAAGGGGTGAACGAGGAATCCCCTCAATAATACTGTCATCTAATCAGTGTTACGTCCCCTTTCCTCGTATCATTTGTCCCATCCACAAACTCCACCTTTGCGTAATAAACAAACACAGCCATTCCCTGCTCTTTTCGTCTGTGCTTTCCGTTCCATCCAACAAACAGTGCCTCATATACATCATTAGCTTCATAAACTTTTTCTCCCCAGCGATTGTACACAGCTAAATAGATGCTTTTTATACCTTTTCCTATCACTTTAAATTGATCATTTACTTTATCACCATTTGGTGAAAAGGCGCTGGGTATAAAAAGTAATTTTTCAACGGTAATAGTAACAGCCTTACAGGTAGAGTCAAAACCGCAAGAATTAAAAACACTCAGGCACACTTTATAAGTTCCTGTAGTGGCATAGATATGCGTAGGATTCTGTAAGATATCAAACAGGCTGTTTCCAAAATTCCAAAACAAACTTTCAGCATTTAATGATGAATCGAAGAAAATAACTGTCAGGTTTGTATCGGTAAAACTAAAATCAGCAATTGGTGGTATACATCCTGTTACAATAATGGTTACGGAAGCCATATTTTGACAACCATTTGAATCAGTAACAGTTACCCACCAGGTTGTGGTCTGAGGAGGCGTTGCAACAGGATTCTGTTTTGTTGAATCACTTAAACCTGCCCCCGGACTCCACAGATATGAAACTCCACCACCTCCATTCAACTGAACACTCGCACCAGGATTGATAGTAGTATCAGGATATGCATAAACTATGGGCAAAGGGTTTACAGATACTGTTACAAAAGCAGTATCTGCCTCACAACCCGTAGAAGATATTATTACATTATAAGTAGTGGTTGTATCCGGTTTAGCTATCGGGTTAGGGATAAGCGTATCATTTAAACCTTTAGAAGGAATCCAAACATGGGAGGTGCCCGGTGAAGCGTACAATTGCACAGAATCGTACAAGCATATTGTAGTATCAGCCCATGCATTGGCAATCAGATTTGGAAGTACAGTGATGGTTTTGCTGAAAGTATCCGGACAAAGACTGTCTTGAGCAATAAGCGTAACCGTATAAACTCCCGCAGTGTCAAAAGTGATGGATACATTGGCGCTGGTATCATAAAAAACAGCATTTAATTGCCACTCATATTCAGTTGTGTTAATGCTGGTATTTATAAAAAACAGGGTGGTGCTGTCGCATATTAATGTGTCGTTTACTGTAAAGGAAGCA is part of the Cytophagales bacterium genome and harbors:
- a CDS encoding UDP-N-acetylmuramoyl-tripeptide--D-alanyl-D-alanine ligase — translated: MKISLNDIYQKFICCNSVSIDTRTLQKNAMFFALKGPNFDGNQFAKEAIEKGALFVVIDEEKYVLNTKYILVKNVLKTLQDLAQFHRQNLNIPLLAITGTNGKTTTKELIHVVLSKKYKTYATKGNLNNHIGVPLTLLSISPPTSPPLTPSQLESEKREIGETERGKTKRFTDSPIHPFTDSGGFRGAVIIEMGANHIGEIARLCEIAMPDFGLITNIGKAHLEGFGSFEGVAKAKSELYYYLLQHDGKVFVNSKNEHLNRMAARFSNPIRYGSKGDFYHCELVENRTLPAGGARSIAPVLLNLVTQNGDIVKTNLAGAYNLENIEAALCIGKYFKVNEKDANKAIAEYTPQSNRSEIIKRGTNTIISDAYNANPQSMEVSIKDFAELKLRQVETPRNSGQAPDTTRNKVLILGDMFELGDHSMEEHKALGDFIAALIQKGACFQILLCGKAMKYTKSQLTGGEVAIYFEDKEALTGWLKKNKFRDAYILIKGSRSMELETVVAYI